A segment of the Cydia splendana chromosome 16, ilCydSple1.2, whole genome shotgun sequence genome:
TAAGTAAGTCTTGCTCCACCTCATCCGGTTTTCCTCCAATTGTGCCGTCGTCCAGGTACCAGATATTAAGGGGAGATTTGAGCTCGGTGATGACTTTGTGAATTGCCAGGCTGAAGGTAAGCGGACCGAGAGGATCCCCCTGTTGGGCACCTACCTGAGAAAGGATACGGTCAGAACCATGAAAGAGATTGGAAGGAAGTTGATACACCTGGTGAAGGAAAGGGAAGAGCGTTGGAATATTATTACTGACCTCATTTAGCAAAACGTCTCGCTCCAGGGAGTTGAACGCGTTTTTCACATCCAGTTTGACAATCACGCAGCCTGAATTTGCTGGGTCCAATGCAAAAGCTCGAACGGCATGTATTGCCGCCTCACACCGCCACCACCACCTGTTGTTGATTGTAATTGATTATTGGTTGGCAGGTCTGGTGGGTTGCGCTTGCGGCCTGGGAGGCTGGGCGTTAGGAGGCGCCCTGGCGGCCAGCGGCGCCGAGCGGCTGGCGCtgcccgccgcgcccgcgctgtcctggctgctgctcgacgcgcTGCTCGGCCCGCTCCTGCTGGAGTCGCTGTGGCTGTGGTCAGTGAACACATTTTTTACTTGCCTTTTTGTTTGTGTCCCATTACTGGATAAATAATTTGCTTGCTTAGTTAGACAAATAGGTACGAGACATATCCCACGAAGAATGTCCGCAGCCTCAAATTACTTCCTGGCTGGCGCGTAAAGCGCGGGAGGCGAATACAATCAACCAttggaaacttcattattacggccATGAAATAACGCGAAGGGATCGAGGATTTTACGAGTAGACTCATACGTCCAAAAAAATCGTCATTCCGTTAGATGTTTTGTGTACAGTTGACCTTAATCGTCATCATCTTTTTATCGTCGAATATGTATTTTTTGGCACAACTAACTCGGGAAGCCCTTGATCTGCTCCACTATCTTAACGCGTACCGCCTATAATGTGATATTGAAATAACGGTTGCAGGGGCCGGTCGCTGACGTCGACGCACGTGGCGACGATGGCGCTGTCGCTGACGCTGCCGCTGGGCGCGGGCTGGGACGCGCTGTGGGCGGGCGGCGCGTGGCGGCCCGCCGCCGGGCTGCTGGCCGGCGCCGGCTGGCTGCTGGCCGCCGCTGATCCTTCTGCTGACCCGGCCAGCGTCTGGCTCAGGTCGAGGCTAAGGACTGACGGCTTCGAGTGAGTTCTCATTACTACCCCATCTCCGCATAAAGGAGTTTATGAAGTCTACGACGATGGCCCGAGCTGGGATGCGCGCCCCGCTGCTGACCCGGCTTCCGTCAGGCTGAGGCCGCGGCTGCGTGCGGATGGCTTTGAGTGAGATCTCATTATATACAACCCCCGATCTCCTCGTGCATGAAGCGTTTACCTCCTCATACTTTGCACTCGGCGACCGACCCGATGAATGAGTGTTGACGAAGACCGCGTGGTGACGAAATGTAGGCGCCGTTTTACTTGTGAAATACGAGCTGCAGTATTGATTATTCAGACTACATTACAAAATCCAATAAATCTTTACCCCTgataatacatttttttgtaatttacatGAGAAAAGGTCGAAAAGTAAACGGGTATCAGGTATGCAACTGTTATCAAATTTAAGCTTTTCATTTTCATCATCGTTCAAATAGTACGGGAACGCGAATCGtattttatgttttatgttCCACGATCCACCTAGTAGGCAGGGTAATGTGAACCGCCAACTTTTTAGCAGCAAAACAGACTCATTTCTGAAAATGTTTACGAACCCGAACCTTCAAATACTCCTTTATTTCCAGGGTGATAAGAAACATCCCAGACTTGGACGAGCAGTCAGAGGCGCTGATGTCCGCCGACGAGCCGACGTAGCGAGCCTCGCCAACGGTTTGTGTGGACACTTCTTGTTATGCCTAGTCTGAGCATCCAACACGCTGCTGTACACCTCACCCGCATCGCTGGTGGCCTGGTACTTTTCTAACGTTTTTCCTATTGCGATTCAACTGGTTGCTTTTTCGACAAGGTTCAGATATCCTAGTGTTAGTCCTAAGTTAATGAAACTTgcaaatcattatattaaaatagtCATTGTCTAATATATGTATGGCAAGAGTAAGTTGTTATAtcacaaaatatccataaattaTAATGTTCAGCCAATAGGTAACTAgagttataatttataattattttatacgcttcattttaataaaaataaattaaaagcgaAACTAACAATCACGCTTAAAGGGAACTGTGAGACAGCCAGAGCTAACAACACGGCCACGCAGCGAGTAGTGTGTCGTCTGACTACCACTATAAATGTACCACTATTCACAACATAGCATTTATACATAGACTTAGACATTTTAAAATGCATGTTACCCATAGCTAAAACATTCCAGATAGTTGttgttatttattactttagaTGTACCACTACAAGTTTAAACAATAGTGACCGAGTGAAATCATATGTATAGTTGACTTACGAGTAAGTATATTTAACGTAAGAAGGATTTATAATGTCTACGGTATTATTATTCAATCTTTTTGAATCACGTGTGTACTTTTATGTTAGCACCAATATGTGTGCGTCATTGCTTGGGCTCCTGAATTGTATTCTTGATTTGGTTTTCgataaatataatgtaaataatatatttatagttCGTGCACGTGACGTTATGAAATGTGATACCATAATGGACTTAAGCTTAACTTCCTTCACGAGTGACAATATTCTCTTATATTATATCTCTGTGCCTTTATTTGTATTTAATCTAGGCTGGTTTCTAGGGCAGCCAACAAGCaagaaattatttaatttgatcTCAGATCTCAATAatcatataattttaatacGCGACTTAAATTACATAACTTTTGATTATTACTACTTCTTTgattattattacttttttgCTTTGGGTATTATACTGATGAATAAATCACCAGATGATGAGATAAAAAgataattaggtatattttgactGTTCATAGTCCCCAGAGCCCAGTTCTTTTAAATAAAGAAACTGttggttataaatgttataatgtaTAATACATTCGGTTATAAAACAGCCAAAGCTGTAGTGTATTTAAATTTAGGAAATATGAATCGACTGACTATTATCGTCACTAAAACCTTGTTAAACACTATCAAAAAGTGAGCTGTAACACCACACTTGTGGTTAGTCAGTGCATATTAAAGTCAATAAAAGTGATTCCCAATGCGAAAATTCACGCAAATCCCAATTCTCCAAATGCAATGAAGTACCGGTAACCGGCCTATTCATATTTCCTAAAGTAActagaaataaggtttaaatttgagtcttttttttattgtgcTACATTTTTGTAAATTTCGTCTACAAATTTAGCATTATGACATTTCGTCGCGCAATATTTTAATgtgatttttattactttaatacTATTAACGATTTATTTGACGCTTTTAAACGAAACGCTTTTGTTGTTTTGTCGTTTTTTGTAATGTAATTTAGTGAATTTCATAAAATCTGTAGTTTGTAACCAAGCACAGCACAGGAGGGTTTGAGACACTTTGTGTACATCTGTAATTCTGTACATTGAAGAATCTTATTCATAAAATACATTGTAATGTTAATAATTTGGAGATTGTAATGACCACCATACGTCCAAAAATACGCTATAAGAGCTCGTGATTATAACGAGCTCATAAGAGCTCATGATTATAACGAGCTCTTTCAATCCTTACCGAGAAAATATGTTCCCtatttttttgttcattttgtcattattttgtcacttttttaatacaaccttctatgaccaaAACAATTTggacaaacaaaaaaatatgaaattcgGGGGAGACCTTTTTCCCGTATTAGAGCCCATCTGTAATAGACATTTAAATAACAGCTAGGTCTTTTATATACCAAATACTCACTATTATATATTGAAATAAAGAgcctaaattaattaattagcttTTATTCAACACACGTATAGTTTACAGTTATTAGGTTACATAGACAAGACAGCCGGCGTAGTCTATGTCATAGAGCAGGGAAACGTTCCGTTCCTCACACTCACAAATACCAAGCAAAAATTCTAGGTATTATGCACGTGGATTTTTGCTCGCGTTATTTACTAATGCGTTATATAACAGCAAACACTCGTCCGAACATTGTCACTCTATGTTTAAGATTCTTCAATTCATCACGTAATTTATAagttatagacggtcaagcaaatcttgtcagtagaaaaaggcgcgaaattcaatttttctatgggacgatatcctttcgcgcctacatttttcaaatttgccgcctttttctactgacaagatctgcttgacccagtatataagctattttattttagataagATTGTATACGTGTGTAAATAATAGATACATCTACAAAAGCTTGTACTTATAGATTTCCAGGTAATCCAGAATTCCTATGACTCCTACAATTGTACTTGTGAACCTATTTCATTAAACAACCTCTGTAACTTATAATAAAACAAACCGATACAAATTTACATGATCCTTATTACGGATCGAGTGTTATTGGACCTGGTAAAAATGCAAGGATGGTATTATGTACCTTGGTATGATGCGCAAGTTCCTTAATATTACATTAGTCATTACAATAAGAATTCTAATACATATTTCAGATTTTAATGTCCCGGTTTCTTAATGAATTTCAAGCCAATTCTTATGtgttattattcaatttaaggCAAGTAACTAAATTTTTATTATATCATAATTAATGCCGCATAACGTGTACTTGTGGATTCTATAAATAAAGGATTACAAGACGCATAAGGTAGTGCAAATTATGGTAGCCGTTGACTGAACTGTCCTATAACGTACGTAcgacgtacagtcacctgcaataatatgttacacaacgaaggctgcaaaaatatctgacacgatattATTTGTAGagcaataagagcgtgtcacatatttttgcggccctcgaaaagtaacatattattgcaggcagGCCGATGTCAAACTAACAGACGCAGCGACgcaacataataataacatatGTATCTCGGAGTGAGTTTCGCGATATGCCAGCATTCAACCCCTTAACCGCTAAAAAGCCACAGACGCGCACGGTTACGCTTTAATTATTAACCTTCGTGAATTCCAATAAGGTTTACGATGGCGTATTGTATTGGTAATATTGGTATAATAGTCGTGGCGTTCAAAGGATTGAAGCTTATTTGTCCGCGTTACGGCACGAAGCTTTAAAACCATCCGATGGCAAGAGACTGTTCCTATGAAAGAAGTAGATGTATGGGTAATCCAAATTACTCGTAAATATTATTACCTAGAAGATCCACTTTTCCTCATGCTCTCAAGCACCACTTTctgtgtaaaataaaatacataatcaTCAGGgtcgtcttaaactatgctggggcccctgggcactTAAGAATTTgtggcccttttggaaagtaaagaaaactaattaaataaaaccgggcaagtgcgagtcggactcgcgcacgaagggttccgtaccataatgcaaaaaaaaaacgaaaaaaaaaaagcaaaaaaaacggtcacccatccaagtactgaccactcccgacgttgcttaactttggtgaaaaatcacgtttgttgtatgggagccccatttaaatatttattttattctgtttttagtatttgttgttatagcggcaacagaaatacatcatctgtgaaaatttcaactgtctagctatcacggttcgtgagatacagcctggtgacagacggacggacggacggacggacagtgaagtcttagtaatagggtcccgttttaccctttgggtacggaaccctaactagCATTTTttctatgatcttctatttattatgggcaaattatgggtaatcaaatatactgtacTGTTACTGTTTGACCTTCGGGGCCTGAGGATGGTGCCCTTATGATAAAGACGGTACTGATAATCATGGCAAGGACAGTATTAAATGGATTATGTGTTACAAGAGTTGTggcaatatattttattattaccttGACTGGTTGTTTTTATGGTCCTTTTTAGTTTTTCCCTTTCTTGCTCCGTTTTGCACAAATTATAATATCTGGCGGAATATAGAACAAGTATTGTCTGTCATGCCATTTCCGTTagtaaaaatgtaggcgcaaagggttatcatcccatagaaaatttgaatttcgtgcccTTTTCGCCACTGTACTCGATACGTGTGATTGTGAACTTCATCGAAACCATATCGAAACTTTCGCAAAGCTCATTGTTGTTTTTCTATTCGCTACTAGATGGCAGTATTAtttatatagtctgtcaaacaactttgtcagtagaaacagGCGCGTTATTCATATTCTCTATGGGACGAgataaggccaagcgcgcaccacgactttttgtcgcgcgataatttagtcgcagaaatgtaacgtatgtgtttatatggcagtgcgcgcatatgcgacaaaaaaatcgcagcgattttaaaattgtgatttgtcacatttttccgcgactgctcgcgacgcgattgtcgcaaggTGAATTGCGGCATActgagttgtatggccccgcgcgcactgcgataataaaatcgcacccggacctcagtcggcatatcgctctccaagcggcaacatgtcggaacctgctgctgaagacgctagatgttgaccatttaattatgaaaatagaaggagatcacctttgtggtataaatactcaaagtcatacagcgatcacatattaaagacaacgtttcatgacaaacgactggtacgaaatccatgttgagaatgaacaaaccgcgaatttttcatcgcagtgcgcgcagtgaattttctgcgatatattacggcgcgattctaaaatcgtgtcgcaaaaactaaaatcgtggtgcgcgcttaggctaacccttcgcgcctagagttagaccaagaaaagtctgcagtaattttgatagcccgcgcagtgcaagtgttacttgaaagtcataatttcatagaagtttgacgtttaaaataacacttgcactgcgtgggctaacaaaatctctgcagacttttcttggtctgactctaaattTTTAATAGCCGGCTTAGACTCGCGGCTCGGTTTGCGGCGCGTCTTGTGGCTCGCCTCGacacactcgcgttcggcttgtcattcggttataaaccttatgacgtgccgttagtgtttaaattatattagctcgacgagcttacgagccaCGAGACGAACCACGAACCCACCGCTTACACggcgcggctcgcggctcgtctcgtggctcgcgcgagaATGTAAATCACTTGTAAGCTTTCCGATTCTTTCtattgacggaaatggcttgacagaatATTATAAGCACTGAAATAATTATGATTATAAGACACTGTTCAAGTGTAAAAGGCATATTGCACACGATAGGTAGCAAAAGCAAAACCGATAAAACCGGAATTTCATGCTCTATCCAAAACTGTCAGCTACAACACTAACTTAAGAACTTAACCTATAATTATTCActgaaaatatattaatatgtgaatattataaataaaaacgaaaaatgtcgCGTATCATTAACTACGGCATTAAACACTTATGCGCTGCTACTAAAGGAATCCATTTTCACAATCGAGGTCCACTTGTGCACAATGTAAGCCGAAGTAGCAGCAGTACTCCTCCAAGTACTGAatctattattaataatatgaccGATTGGGAGactttaaataaaaagaaaaagatAAGTAAAGCTATGAAATCTTATTTGGAGAGAGCTCAAGCACATGACGAGTTCATGAAAAGGCAGGAATTTGAGTATAAAATAGGCAAAAGACATCTTGCTAATATGATGGGTGAAGACCCCGAAACTTTTACTCAAAAAGATGTGGACAGAGCCATTGAGTATTTATTCCCTAGTGGCATCTATGACCGAGCTGCTCGACCTTTAATGAAGCCTCCGGAAGAAGTGTTTCCAGCAAGGAAGGCTGCAGAGTTTGATGAAGCCGGCAGGCCTCATCACTTTTTATTCTACACTGGCAAGCCAAACTACTACAAGCTGCTGTATGATGCTGTTGAGAATATACAAGACCTGTACAAGTTTGAGGATAGAGTGACCAGGAAACAAGCTACACCTGACCCTAATGGTTCCATGAACCTAGTCACCAGTGTGTGGGTGAACAAGGAGCAACTGGAGCAGTTGCTGGTTGAAGGACTCTCAGACCTTGAATATGACAATTTTCTGCTAGCTATGGAGAGGCTTGTTTCTTTACCTAACTCATACAGACATAAAGAGTTCATTGAAAAATACCGTAAGCCGCTAGTGTCTCAAAAATTTGCCTTAGAGATCCCAAAACCTGCTTATGATGCTGAAGGCAAAGCCTTTGTCACAACATATGAATGCTTAAGAAAAAAAGCAAGAGGAGATGTCACTATAAGGTCACCGGGAACTggcaaaattataataaatggaAAAGATTTGACTTATTTTGAGGACATACAGCCTAGGGAACAAGTATTGTTTCCTTTAGTATTCACAGGGCTCCAGGACCGTGTGGATGTGGAATGTAATGTTGAGGGCGGGGGTCCTTCAGGCCAGTCGGGAGCAATCAGGTGGGGCATTGCATGGGGGCTCCGCAGCTTTGTGGAAAAAGACATGTTGGAGAAGATGCAGGTTGCAGGCCTGCTGACGCGTGACCATCGCCGCCGCGAGCGCAAGAAGCCTGGACAGCCAGGAGCCAGGAAAAAGCCTACTTGGAAGAGGCGTTAATTTGTTTTCTTAGATTAAAGTAAAAACAGTATGagtaaatgtaattttattgcaatgcCCGTTTCTTTTTTGatgaattatttatattttatatttgtacaaAGGATCCACGATACCCAGTGCTTCTTGGGCCTTAGGTACATACTACATTGTCATTGTAGGCCAATCAAAAagggtaaaaaaataattttgcggAATTAATACCCAGCAAGCTAGATAccgttttaataccttcatttggtaataaaataataaatgcgtGTAGTGATGGTGGTTTTTGGATTTCAACATGATTATACCAAACATAAACAAAATGCTTTACAAACTTTGACTATGAATTCATATTAAGGTACCcttcggatcctcagatatcaattttcattatgaaaaaatttaatttttgaatTTTCATTATTGGTTattgagcgttccgactgaacatctagcgaccttcaccaaggaggagttttggccgaagggtgtcaagttccggcggttccgcggccggctccctgacactgcggggttgcgaactgcatcgcagccataattgtgtttttagttttaagatatattttgtaataatatgtatgctagttttaaggtatttatctatgggccaatagttgcctgaaaataaatgttttcatttcatttcattatgattagagcaaattttccgtcaTTTCCATTTGTACCCTGTGGGGACAGATGGGAAAACGCTACTTAGTGGTTTGCTGATAGTTAAAATTTTAAGTGGACAAGTTAAGCTAAGCAAAAAATGTTGGTAATGCTGGGGCTACACTAACGGGAAACGCCGTTGATTATCGCGATAATTGACACTTCATACGGCCACTCTGCGATTATCGCGATAAGTAATCAACAGTGTTTTCCATTAGTGTGGCCCCGGCAAAAAgtattaaattgcccgatcgaatcaggaggtgcggacgcaaacgccaatttagctcgccgaattcaaccgtcgataatgaccgatattaccgataaaatgaggtgcggaaacaagaataccaatttctaacgccagtattttcgttctggggcatttttttcaAATTCGAGGGCTCTAATATAACCATA
Coding sequences within it:
- the LOC134798219 gene encoding small ribosomal subunit protein uS9m; protein product: MSRIINYGIKHLCAATKGIHFHNRGPLVHNVSRSSSSTPPSTESIINNMTDWETLNKKKKISKAMKSYLERAQAHDEFMKRQEFEYKIGKRHLANMMGEDPETFTQKDVDRAIEYLFPSGIYDRAARPLMKPPEEVFPARKAAEFDEAGRPHHFLFYTGKPNYYKLLYDAVENIQDLYKFEDRVTRKQATPDPNGSMNLVTSVWVNKEQLEQLLVEGLSDLEYDNFLLAMERLVSLPNSYRHKEFIEKYRKPLVSQKFALEIPKPAYDAEGKAFVTTYECLRKKARGDVTIRSPGTGKIIINGKDLTYFEDIQPREQVLFPLVFTGLQDRVDVECNVEGGGPSGQSGAIRWGIAWGLRSFVEKDMLEKMQVAGLLTRDHRRRERKKPGQPGARKKPTWKRR